A genomic region of Pristiophorus japonicus isolate sPriJap1 chromosome 20, sPriJap1.hap1, whole genome shotgun sequence contains the following coding sequences:
- the LOC139233187 gene encoding volume-regulated anion channel subunit LRRC8D-like, with translation MFSFEELSAVSKAPPSYRIFKPWWDAFMDYLAITMLMIAVFGGTIQVYKDKTVCLPILDGTANSSRSLTGANSTLEGTSKDPNTAQYSDRSLHPDFARLSHVDALYAVVGGRENLDFQQYRYVNQACYFSAVPWFPKYFSYFILLHTVALMICSNFWFKYPKTSSKIEHLVIILEKCLESPWTTDVLSLAVNETSSKMNVRMQEKRKSMPPSRKLMAHGISDTSRSFTRNNPVIQKQYQLLDQKDGERAKSLFEKVRKFRLHVEQEDTIYKLYVGQLVVKTLQCITILCYFAVFVEAVTFDIICRPGTERVIGYGLFICTFSIAFLLQRLLFLYLALVAIYVLLCFRTLRWIWRTPLKQYSFEKRETQFSDIPNVKNDFAFLLHLIDQYDPLYCKHFSIFLSEASEKKLKLLNLNSDWTADKVRLQLIDNSKDQWELHLFMLTGIPEAVYDVTEIQVLKMELCNDININTKVTQLVHLEELSIVNCMVTVKPAALFFLGNQLRSLSVTFSDHEEVPEWIGKLTRLRELSLIGNINTDSTSLEMEFLKELRYLKVLQINSNLMKIPFNVLYVAPHLTELSINNNKNQLEMLHNLGSMVNLARLNLQNCDLEKIPSGIFSLYNLQELNLQGNEFTTIEEIENLQRLRRLSSFNLSFNKIKSVPDTFHLIGNLERFNISNNQIETLPNSLFVIQKLQYLDVSNNGLTAIPTTIRYLKNLKYLDLSSNKLEALPDELFQCKKLKALKLNNNSLTSLSGKIQQCALLSKLELKGNPLDELPVEIAQCSKLKQSGLVLDEYLFETLPIQIRINMDASPEAPPEIRLLIPNKASHTELDHHV, from the exons ATGTTTAGCTTCGAAGAGCTTTCTGCAGTCAGTAAAGCGCCACCATCCTACCGGATCTTCAAACCTTGGTGGGACGCTTTCATGGACTATTTGGCTATCACCATGCTGATGATCGCTGTGTTTGGAGGCACCATACAGGTATACAAGGACAAGACTGTCTGTTTGCCAATTCTGGATGGGACTGCTAACAGTAGCCGATCACTTACTGGAGCCAACTCAACCCTGGAAGGTACCAGTAAGGATCCCAATACAGCTCAATACAGTGATAGGTCACTTCACCCAGATTTCGCTAGACTGAGTCACGTCGATGCCTTGTACGCTGTGGTTGGAGGGAGGGAGAACTTGGACTTCCAGCAGTACCGCTATGTCAACCAGGCATGCTATTTCAGCGCAGTGCCCTGGTTCCCCAAATATTTCTCCTATTTCATTTTGCTCCACACCGTGGCCTTGATGATCTGCAGCAACTTCTGGTTCAAATACCCCAAGACCAGCTCCAAGATCGAGCACCTGGTCATCATCTTGGAGAAATGCCTGGAGTCACCTTGGACCACCGATGTCCTCTCGCTGGCGGTCAACGAGACCAGCAGCAAGATGAACGTCCGGATGCAGGAAAAGCGCAAGAGCATGCCCCCCTCCCGCAAGCTGATGGCCCACGGCATCAGCGACACCAGCCGGAGCTTCACCCGCAACAACCCGGTGATCCAGAAGCAGTACCAGCTGCTGGACCAGAAGGACGGCGAGCGAGCCAAGTCCCTGTTCGAGAAGGTGAGGAAATTCCGGCTACACGTGGAACAGGAGGACACCATCTACAAGCTCTACGTCGGGCAGCTGGTGGTCAAGACCCTGCAGTGCATCACCATCCTGTGCTACTTCGCCGTGTTCGTGGAGGCGGTGACTTTCGACATCATCTGCCGGCCGGGCACGGAAAGGGTGATTGGATACGGGCTCTTCATCTGCACCTTCAGCATCGCCTTCCTGCTGCAGAGGCTGCTCTTCCTCTACCTGGCGCTGGTGGCCATCTACGTGCTGCTCTGCTTCCGCACCCTGCGCTGGATCTGGAGGACTCCCCTCAAGCAGTACTCCTTCGAGAAGCGGGAGACCCAGTTCAGCGACATCCCCAACGTGAAGAACGACTTCGCCTTCCTGCTGCACCTGATCGACCAGTACGACCCGCTGTACTGCAAGCATTTCTCCATCTTCCTGTCCGAGGCCAGCGAGAAGAAGCTCAAGCTGTTGAACTTGAACAGCGACTGGACGGCGGATAAG GTCAGACTGCAGCTGATCGACAACAGTAAGGACCAATGGGAGCTCCACCTCTTCATGCTGACCGGTATCCCCGAAGCGGTGTACGATGTGACTGAGATCCAGGTCTTGAAGATGGAGCTGTGCAACGACATCAACATCAACACCAAAGTCACCCAGCTGGTCCACCTGGAGGAGCTCTCCATCGTCAACTGCATGGTCACTGTCAAACCTGCTGCTTTGTTCTTCCTCGGCAACCAGCTGCGCTCGCTGTCCGTCACCTTTTCCGATCACGAGGAGGTGCCCGAGTGGATCGGTAAGCTGACCAGGCTGAGGGAGCTGAGCCTGATCGGAAACATCAACACCGACAGCACGTCGCTGGAAATGGAGTTCCTGAAAGAGCTGCGCTACCTGAAGGTTCTTCAGATCAACAGCAACCTCATGAAGATCCCATTCAACGTGCTGTACGTGGCGCCCCACTTGACCGAGCTGTCCATCAACAACAACAAGAACCAGCTGGAGATGCTCCACAACCTGGGCAGCATGGTCAACCTGGCCCGCCTTAATCTCCAAAACTGTGACCTGGAGAAGATCCCAAGCGGCATCTTCAGCCTCTACAATCTGCAGGAACTCAACCTCCAGGGCAACGAGTTTACCACCATTGAAGAAATCGAAAACTTGCAACGCCTGCGCCGACTGTCGTCCTTCAATCTGAGTTTCAACAAAATCAAATCCGTCCCAGACACCTTCCATTTAATTGGCAACCTTGAACGCTTTAACATCTCCAACAACCAGATTGAAACATTGCCCAATAGCTTGTTTGTTATTCAGAAGCTGCAGTATCTGGACGTCAGCAATAATGGCCTGACTGCCATTCCCACGACGATCCGGTACCTCAAAAACCTGAAGTACCTGGATCTGAGCTCCAATAAGCTGGAAGCTCTGCCGGATGAGCTGTTCCAGTGTAAGAAGCTCAAGGCTCTGAAGCTAAACAATAACTCACTGACCTCCCTTAGTGGCAAGATCCAGCAGTGTGCCCTGCTTTCAAAGCTGGAACTCAAAGGCAATCCTTTGGACGAGCTCCCAGTGGAGATAGCGCAGTGCAGCAAACTTAAACAGAGTGGACTGGTATTGGATGAGTACTTGTTTGAGACACTTCCGATACAAATCAGAATAAATATGGATGCCAGCCCCGAGGCTCCCCCCGAGATCAGACTTCTAATTCCCAACAAGGCATCACACACTGAATTGGACCACCATGTATAG